The window ATCGTCCCTTACAAAAGGCTTAGTTATATAATCTTTTGCTCCTAAGTCCATAACATCTTTAATTATGCTGTATTCTAAATAACCGCTCGCAATAAGCACTTTTACGTTAGGATTGAATTCAATAAGCTTTTTAAAACAAGACTTCCCGTCTAATCCTGGCATCCCTAAAT is drawn from Desulfobacterales bacterium and contains these coding sequences:
- a CDS encoding response regulator, producing the protein MLVELGFNVITANSCEDAMDIYFEQHDEIDLVILDLGMPGLDGKSCFKKLIEFNPNVKVLIASGYLEYSIIKDVMDLGAKDYITKPFVRDDIAQRIQKVLGQK